One region of Triticum aestivum cultivar Chinese Spring chromosome 6B, IWGSC CS RefSeq v2.1, whole genome shotgun sequence genomic DNA includes:
- the LOC123140120 gene encoding eukaryotic initiation factor 4A-III homolog B yields the protein MAAAGGATTSIRRGPGGGGRPMDDENLTFETSAGVEVVGSFDAMGIREDLLRGIYGYGFEKPSAIQQRAVIPIITGRDVIAQAQSGTGKTSMISLSVCQVIETNVHEVQALILSPTRELATQTERVMQAVGNFMSVSVHACVGGKSIGEDIRKLESGVHVVSGTPGRVCDMIKRRTLRTRAIKLLVLDEADEMLSRGFKDQIYDVYRYLPPELQVVLISATLPHDILEITSKFMTDPVRILVKRDELTLEGIKQFFVAVEKEEWKFDTLCDLYDTLTITQAVIFCNTKRKVDWLTERMRTNNFTVSAMHGDMPQKERDAIMSEFRGGTTRVLITTDVWARGLDVQQVSLVINYDLPNNRELYIHRIGRSGRFGRKGVAINFVRKDDIRILRDIEQYYSTQIDEMPMNVADLI from the exons atggcggcggcgggcggcgcgacgACCTCCATCAGgcgcgggccgggcggcgggggccggccgaTGGACGACGAGAACCTGACCTTCGAGACCTCGGCGGGGGTGGAGGTGGTCGGCAGCTTCGACGCCATGGGGATCCGGGAGGACCTCCTCCGCGGCATCTACGGCTACGGCTTCGAGAAGCCCTCCGCCATCCAGCAGCGGGCCGTCATCCCCATCATCACCGGCCGCGACGTCATCGCCCAGGCCCAGTCCGGCACCGGCAAGACCTCCATGATCTCCCTCTCCGTCTGCCAGGTCATCGAGACCAACGTCCACGA GGTGCAGGCGCTGATACTGTCGCCAACTAGGGAACTTGCGACACAAACAGAGAGGGTGATGCAGGCTGTTGGTAACTTCATGAGCGTCTCTGTGCACGCCTGTGTTGGTGGCAAAAGTATCGGCGAGGACATTAGGAAGCTCGAGTCTGGAGTGCATGTTGTTTCAGGAACCCCCGGCAGAGTATGCGATATGATCAAGAGAAGGACCTTGCGCACAAGAGCCATCAAGCTCCTAGTCCTG GACGAAGCCGATGAGATGTTGAGCAGAGGTTTCAAGGATCAGATATATGATGTCTACAGATATCTTCCCCCAGAACTTCAG GTTGTTTTGATCTCTGCAACTCTGCCCCATGACATCTTGGAGATAACTAGCAAGTTCATGACTGATCCAGTCAGGATCCTTGTAAAACGTGATGAGTTGACCCTAGAG GGCATCAAACAATTCTTTGTTGCTGTTGAGAAAGAGGAATGGAAGTTTGATACACTATGTGATCTTTATGATACACTGACCATCACCCAAGCAGTCATTTTCTGCAACACTAAGAGAAAG GTGGATTGGCTTACTGAAAGGATGCGCACCAACAACTTCACGGTGTCAGCTATGCACGGTGACATGCCTCAGAAGGAAAGGGATGCGATCATGAGTGAGTTCAGGGGTGGCACGACCCGTGTTCTGATCACAACCGATGTTTGGGCTCGAGGGCTGGATGTCCAGCAG GTCTCTCTTGTCATTAATTACGATCTCCCCAACAACCGTGAGCTTTACATCCATCGTATTGGTCGCTCTGGGCGTTTTGGGCGCAAG GGTGTGGCCATCAACTTTGTGCGCAAGGACGACATCCGTATCCTTCGGGACATCGAGCAGTACTACAGCACGCAGATCGACGAGATGCCCATGAACGTCGCTGATCTTATCTGA